The Chaetodon auriga isolate fChaAug3 chromosome 3, fChaAug3.hap1, whole genome shotgun sequence genome has a window encoding:
- the rx1 gene encoding retinal homeobox protein Rx1, whose translation MHLSLDTMSMVDDSCLSPSNFHEMGKGGGMAAGGRVHSIDVILGFSKDQDPLLSPAGAPRPHKVDIDGLAEPGKQQEPSSHPTYSGHLSSLRNGSTEQQQQQQYHHDTGLFTNKCDEELNELRKSVESDEGKSPEPCKDDQPKKKHRRNRTTFTTYQLHELERAFEKSHYPDVYSREELAMKVNLPEVRVQVWFQNRRAKWRRQEKLDASTMKLHDSPMLSFNRPAPVHTSMGPMTNSLPLDPWLSSPLSSTTPVHSIPGFMGPAQGLQPSYPSHSFLNSTPHPHPHSHPHPSMGQGMQSMAPPPYQCPAPYSDKYPLEDVDQRSSSIAALRMKAKEHIQSMDKTWQPM comes from the exons ATGCATTTATCACTGGATACCATGAGCATGGTGGACGACAGCTGCCTCTCACCCAGCAACTTCCACGAAATGGGGAAAGGTGGGGGCATGGCTGCGGGGGGCCGCGTCCACAGCATTGATGTCATTCTAGGTTTCAGTAAAGACCAGGACCCCCTGCTCAGCCCTGCTGGAGCCCCACGACCCCATAAAGTGGACATAGATGGCCTAGCAGAGCCTGGGAAGCAGCAGGAGCCCTCGTCACACCCGACCTACAGTGGGCACCTTTCCTCTCTGAGAAAcggcagcacagagcagcagcagcagcagcagtaccaCCATG ATACCGGCTTATTCACTAACAAATGTGACGAGGAACTGAACGAGCTGAGGAAGAGTGTAGAGAGCGATGAAGGCAAGTCCCCGGAGCCATGCAAGGACGATCAACCCAAGAAGAAGCACAGGCGCAACCGCACCACCTTCACCACCTACCAGCTGCATGAGCTGGAGCGTGCCTTTGAGAAGTCCCACTACCCAGACGTGTACAGCCGTGAGGAGCTCGCCATGAAGGTGAACCTCCCGGAGGTCCGAGTTCAG GTCTGGTTCCAGAACCGCAGAGCTAAATGGCGTCGGCAGGAAAAGCTGGATGCCAGCACCATGAAGCTCCACGACTCacccatgctgtcctttaaccGTCCAGCACCAGTTCACACCAGCATGGGTCCCATGACCAACTCCCTCCCCTTGGACCCCTGGCTGTCCTCTCCCCTGTCCAGCACTACCCCTGTCCACAGTATCCCGGGCTTCATGGGTCCAGCTCAAGGCCTCCAGCCCAGCTACCCCAGCCACAGCTTCCTCAACTCCACTCCTCACCCTCATCCTCACTCTCATCCTCATCCGTCCATGGGCCAGGGGATGCAGAGTATGGCTCCTCCTCCCTACCAGTGTCCGGCACCGTACTCTGATAAATACCCTCTGGAGGACGTGGACCAGCGCAGCTCTAGTATTGCTGCACTGAGAATGAAAGCCAAGGAACACATCCAGTCTATGGACAAGACCTGGCAACCCATGTGA